From the Rhinolophus sinicus isolate RSC01 linkage group LG02, ASM3656204v1, whole genome shotgun sequence genome, one window contains:
- the STRAP gene encoding serine-threonine kinase receptor-associated protein isoform X1, translating into MAMRQTPLTCSGHTRPVVDLAFSGITPYGYFLISACKDGKPMLRQGDTGDWIGTFVGHKGAVWGATLNKDATKAATAAADFTAKVWDAVSGDELMTLAHKHIVKSVDFTQDSNYLLTAGQDKLLRIYDLNKPEAEPKEISGHTSGIKKALWCSEDKQILSADDKTVRLWDHTTMTEVKSLNFNMSVSSMEYIPEGEILVITYGRSIAFHSAVSLDPIKSFEAPATINSASLHREKEFLVAGGEDFKLYKYDYNSGEELESYKGHFGPIHCVRFSPDGELYASGSEDGTLRLWQTVVGKTYGLWKCVLPEEDSGELAKPKISFPETAEEELEEIASENSDSIYSSTPEVKA; encoded by the exons ATGGCAATGAGGCAGACTCCGCTCACCTGCTCCGGCCACACGCGGCCTGTGGTGGATTTGGCTTTCAGTGGTATCACGCCTTATGGCTATTTCTTAATCAGCGCCTGTAAAG acGGCAAGCCTATGCTACGCCAGGGAGATACAGGAGACTGGATTGGAACATTTGTGGGTCATAAGGGTGCTGTTTGGGGTGCAACATTGAATAAGGATGCCACCAAAGCAGCTACAGCAGCTGCAGATTTCACAGC caAAGTGTGGGATGCTGTCTCAGGAGATGAATTGATGACCCTGGCTCATAAACACATTGTCAAGAGTGTGGATTTTACGCAG GACAGCAATTACTTGTTAACTGCGGGACAGGATAAACTGTTACGTATATATGACTTGAACAAACCTGAAGCAG AACCTAAGGAAATCAGTGGGCATACCTCTGGTATTAAAAAGGCTCTATGGTGCAGTGAAGATAAACAGATTCTTTCAGCTGATGATAAAACCGTCCG CCTTTGGGATCACACTACTATGACAGAAGTGAAATCTCTAAATTTTAATATGTCTGTTAGCAGTATGGAATATATTCCTGAGGGAGAGATCTTGGTAATAACTTATGGCCGATCTATTGCTTTTCATAGTGCAGTAAG tttggacCCAATTAAATCCTTTGAAGCTCCTGCAACCATCAATTCTGCATCTCTTCATCGTGAGAAAGAATTTCTTGTTGCAGGTGGTGaagattttaaactttataagTATGATTATAATAGTGGAGAAGAATTAG AATCCTACAAAGGACACTTTGGTCCTATTCACTGTGTGAGATTTAGTCCCGATGGAGAACTATATGCCAGTGGTTCTGAAGATGGAACATTGAGACTATGGCAAACTGTGGTAGGAAAAACATACGGCCTTTGGAAATGTGTGCTTCCTG aaGAAGATAGTGGTGAGCTGGCAAAGCCAAAGATCAGTTTTCCAGAGACAGCGGAAGAGGAGCTAG
- the STRAP gene encoding serine-threonine kinase receptor-associated protein isoform X2 yields the protein MAMRQTPLTCSGHTRPVVDLAFSGITPYGYFLISACKDGKPMLRQGDTGDWIGTFVGHKGAVWGATLNKDATKAATAAADFTAKVWDAVSGDELMTLAHKHIVKSVDFTQDSNYLLTAGQDKLLRIYDLNKPEAEPKEISGHTSGIKKALWCSEDKQILSADDKTVRLWDHTTMTEVKSLNFNMSVSSMEYIPEGEILVITYGRSIAFHSAVSLDPIKSFEAPATINSASLHREKEFLVAGGEDFKLYKYDYNSGEELESYKGHFGPIHCVRFSPDGELYASGSEDGTLRLWQTVVGKTYGLWKCVLPEDSGELAKPKISFPETAEEELEEIASENSDSIYSSTPEVKA from the exons ATGGCAATGAGGCAGACTCCGCTCACCTGCTCCGGCCACACGCGGCCTGTGGTGGATTTGGCTTTCAGTGGTATCACGCCTTATGGCTATTTCTTAATCAGCGCCTGTAAAG acGGCAAGCCTATGCTACGCCAGGGAGATACAGGAGACTGGATTGGAACATTTGTGGGTCATAAGGGTGCTGTTTGGGGTGCAACATTGAATAAGGATGCCACCAAAGCAGCTACAGCAGCTGCAGATTTCACAGC caAAGTGTGGGATGCTGTCTCAGGAGATGAATTGATGACCCTGGCTCATAAACACATTGTCAAGAGTGTGGATTTTACGCAG GACAGCAATTACTTGTTAACTGCGGGACAGGATAAACTGTTACGTATATATGACTTGAACAAACCTGAAGCAG AACCTAAGGAAATCAGTGGGCATACCTCTGGTATTAAAAAGGCTCTATGGTGCAGTGAAGATAAACAGATTCTTTCAGCTGATGATAAAACCGTCCG CCTTTGGGATCACACTACTATGACAGAAGTGAAATCTCTAAATTTTAATATGTCTGTTAGCAGTATGGAATATATTCCTGAGGGAGAGATCTTGGTAATAACTTATGGCCGATCTATTGCTTTTCATAGTGCAGTAAG tttggacCCAATTAAATCCTTTGAAGCTCCTGCAACCATCAATTCTGCATCTCTTCATCGTGAGAAAGAATTTCTTGTTGCAGGTGGTGaagattttaaactttataagTATGATTATAATAGTGGAGAAGAATTAG AATCCTACAAAGGACACTTTGGTCCTATTCACTGTGTGAGATTTAGTCCCGATGGAGAACTATATGCCAGTGGTTCTGAAGATGGAACATTGAGACTATGGCAAACTGTGGTAGGAAAAACATACGGCCTTTGGAAATGTGTGCTTCCTG AAGATAGTGGTGAGCTGGCAAAGCCAAAGATCAGTTTTCCAGAGACAGCGGAAGAGGAGCTAG